In one window of Corynebacterium mycetoides DNA:
- a CDS encoding bifunctional nuclease domain-containing protein, whose protein sequence is MSQAQLLGVYPVGPEEFLCALFHVGEASRFLPVWLAPVEGARLLARLNGWTPNRPHAVDALADLARAAGGAAGEIELSDVHEGVFRATLRLGDGTDVDLRPSDALAVALELDLPVEVTEDVLASASLWLSADDASRYFDVDIETGAPDAVAEADSGSDAEFEAFLRQLGAADDDEDDGADKA, encoded by the coding sequence GTGTCTCAGGCGCAACTTCTTGGTGTCTACCCCGTCGGTCCGGAGGAATTTCTCTGCGCCCTCTTCCACGTCGGGGAGGCTTCCCGGTTTCTCCCGGTGTGGCTCGCCCCCGTGGAAGGTGCACGGCTGCTCGCCCGGCTCAACGGGTGGACGCCGAACCGGCCCCACGCTGTCGATGCCCTTGCCGACCTCGCCCGAGCTGCCGGGGGCGCCGCGGGCGAAATCGAGCTTTCCGACGTCCACGAGGGCGTCTTCCGCGCGACCCTACGCCTCGGCGACGGCACGGATGTCGACCTTCGCCCGTCCGACGCTCTGGCGGTTGCGTTGGAGCTCGACCTGCCGGTGGAAGTGACTGAGGACGTGCTCGCCTCGGCGTCCCTGTGGTTGTCTGCGGACGACGCGTCCCGCTATTTTGACGTGGATATCGAAACCGGCGCGCCGGACGCCGTGGCGGAGGCGGACTCAGGGTCGGACGCCGAGTTCGAGGCCTTCCTGCGCCAACTTGGCGCGGCTGATGATGATGAGGACGATGGGGCAGACAAAGCCTAA
- the cmk gene encoding (d)CMP kinase: MAVSNMPDGGLIVAVDGPSGTGKSTTCRRLAKQLDAKYVDTGAMYRVATLAVLRAGADPSDPAAVIAATRDLPLTVSDDPDSTEVLLGGEDVSREIRGPEVTRTVSAVSAIPEVRENLVALQRKLAADAHRAIVEGRDIGTVVLADAPVKVFLTASAQVRARRRFEQDLAAGRGTDFDTVLADVERRDALDSSRTASPLRPAADATVVDTSEMDRDEVLAALIALIERSAL; encoded by the coding sequence ATGGCCGTATCCAACATGCCCGACGGCGGGCTGATCGTCGCCGTCGACGGCCCCTCCGGGACGGGCAAGTCCACCACGTGCCGCCGACTGGCCAAGCAGCTGGACGCGAAGTACGTCGACACCGGCGCGATGTACCGTGTGGCCACCCTCGCCGTGCTGCGCGCGGGCGCAGACCCGTCAGACCCCGCGGCCGTCATCGCAGCCACGCGCGACCTGCCGCTGACCGTGTCCGACGACCCCGACTCCACCGAGGTGCTCCTCGGCGGCGAGGACGTGTCCCGCGAGATCCGCGGCCCGGAGGTCACGCGCACCGTCTCCGCCGTCTCCGCGATCCCGGAGGTGCGCGAGAACCTCGTCGCCCTGCAGCGCAAGCTGGCCGCCGACGCGCACCGCGCGATCGTCGAGGGCCGCGACATCGGCACCGTCGTGCTTGCCGACGCCCCGGTGAAGGTGTTCCTCACCGCGTCCGCGCAGGTGCGCGCCCGCCGCCGCTTCGAGCAGGACCTCGCGGCGGGCCGCGGCACCGACTTCGACACCGTGCTTGCCGACGTCGAGCGCCGCGACGCGCTGGATTCTTCGCGCACGGCCAGCCCTCTGCGGCCGGCGGCGGACGCCACTGTCGTCGACACCTCCGAGATGGACCGCGACGAGGTTCTCGCCGCGCTGATCGCCCTGATTGAAAGGAGCGCGCTGTGA
- the der gene encoding ribosome biogenesis GTPase Der: protein MKDDDTEFHYSDAEFDESEFDESEFDETEFGEPDYGDELGTGLGTELGTDADELTEEEWAVLEREYGVAAPEMVEEALPTVSIVGRPNVGKSTLVNRFIGRREAVVEDHPGVTRDRVSYITDWNGRRFWVQDTGGWDPDAKGIHAAIARQSEAAMETSDVIVMVVDSHTGITETDAVMARNLQRAEVPVILVANKFESESQWGDVAEFYSLGLGDPLPVSALHGRGGADVLDEIMRLFPEVPRAADSITEGPRRVALVGRPNVGKSSLLNKLSRSDRSVVDNVAGTTVDPVDELIQLDDALWKFIDTAGLRKKVKNAQGHEYYASLRTRGTIEAAEVCVVLIDASQEISEQDQRVITMVLEAGKAMVICFNKWDLMDEDRRYYFDREFDEMMGHLPWVTKLNISADTGRGLHRLEPAMTEALENWDKRISTGQLNTWLREAIAANPPPMKNNRLPRVLFATMASTRPPTVVLFTTGFLDAGYRRYLERKFRERFGYHGTPIRIAVRIRERRNKPR from the coding sequence GTGAAGGACGACGACACCGAGTTCCACTACTCCGATGCGGAGTTCGACGAGTCCGAGTTCGACGAGTCCGAGTTCGACGAGACCGAGTTTGGGGAGCCCGATTACGGCGACGAGCTCGGCACAGGACTCGGCACTGAACTAGGCACTGACGCGGACGAGCTGACCGAGGAAGAGTGGGCGGTCCTCGAGCGCGAGTACGGCGTCGCCGCGCCCGAGATGGTCGAGGAGGCGCTGCCGACCGTGTCCATCGTGGGCAGGCCGAACGTGGGCAAGTCCACGCTGGTCAACCGCTTCATCGGGCGGAGAGAGGCCGTGGTGGAGGACCACCCCGGCGTGACGCGCGACCGTGTCAGCTACATCACGGACTGGAACGGGCGCCGCTTCTGGGTGCAGGACACCGGCGGCTGGGACCCGGACGCAAAGGGCATCCACGCCGCCATCGCGCGGCAGTCCGAGGCCGCGATGGAGACCTCCGACGTGATTGTCATGGTGGTCGATTCCCACACCGGAATCACCGAGACCGACGCGGTGATGGCCCGCAACCTGCAGCGCGCCGAGGTGCCGGTCATCCTGGTGGCCAACAAGTTCGAGTCCGAGTCGCAGTGGGGAGACGTGGCGGAGTTCTACTCGCTGGGTCTCGGCGACCCGTTGCCCGTCTCCGCCCTGCACGGCCGCGGCGGCGCCGACGTCCTCGACGAGATCATGCGCCTGTTCCCTGAGGTGCCCCGCGCCGCCGATTCGATCACGGAAGGCCCGCGCCGCGTGGCGCTGGTCGGGCGGCCGAACGTGGGCAAGTCGAGCCTCTTGAACAAACTCTCGCGGTCCGACCGGTCGGTGGTGGACAACGTCGCCGGCACTACGGTGGACCCGGTGGATGAACTCATCCAGCTCGACGACGCGCTGTGGAAGTTCATCGACACCGCGGGACTGCGCAAGAAGGTGAAAAACGCCCAGGGCCACGAGTACTACGCCTCGCTGCGCACCCGCGGAACGATCGAGGCCGCGGAGGTCTGCGTCGTGCTGATCGACGCCTCTCAGGAGATCTCGGAGCAGGACCAGCGCGTGATCACCATGGTGCTCGAGGCCGGCAAGGCGATGGTGATCTGTTTCAACAAGTGGGACCTCATGGATGAGGACCGCCGCTACTACTTCGACCGCGAATTCGACGAGATGATGGGGCACCTGCCGTGGGTGACCAAGCTCAACATCTCGGCCGACACCGGCCGCGGCCTGCACAGGCTCGAGCCGGCGATGACGGAGGCGCTGGAAAACTGGGACAAGCGCATCTCCACGGGCCAGCTCAACACCTGGCTGCGTGAGGCGATCGCGGCGAACCCGCCGCCGATGAAGAACAACCGCCTGCCGCGGGTGCTCTTCGCGACGATGGCGTCGACACGCCCGCCGACCGTGGTGCTGTTTACCACCGGGTTCCTCGACGCCGGGTACCGCCGCTACCTGGAGCGGAAGTTCCGGGAGCGTTTCGGCTACCACGGCACCCCCATCCGCATCGCGGTGCGCATCCGCGAGCGCCGCAACAAGCCGCGTTAG
- the scpB gene encoding SMC-Scp complex subunit ScpB has protein sequence MGNMPMVSQLRSQLESVLLVVDSPVPAAALAGALGAEQGDVDKQLREWAAELDERGSGIELRETAEGWRLYTRPANAAAVETFLLDGSQTTLSRAAMETLAIVAYRQPVTRAQVAGVRGVNVDGVMRTLALRGLIAEVDPDETTGAHRYVTTELFLELLGIDSLERLPDLAPLLPEIDSIDDAW, from the coding sequence ATGGGGAACATGCCGATGGTCTCGCAGCTGCGCTCGCAGCTCGAGTCGGTGCTGCTCGTGGTCGATTCGCCGGTGCCCGCCGCCGCGCTCGCGGGGGCGCTCGGCGCGGAGCAGGGGGACGTCGACAAGCAGCTGCGGGAATGGGCGGCCGAGTTGGACGAGCGGGGCAGCGGTATCGAGCTGCGCGAGACGGCCGAGGGCTGGCGGCTCTACACCCGCCCCGCCAACGCCGCGGCGGTCGAGACCTTTCTTCTCGACGGCTCCCAAACGACGCTGTCCCGGGCGGCGATGGAGACGCTAGCAATTGTGGCGTACCGCCAGCCGGTGACGCGCGCGCAGGTGGCGGGCGTGCGCGGGGTGAACGTGGACGGGGTGATGCGCACGCTTGCGCTGCGCGGGCTCATCGCCGAGGTGGACCCGGACGAGACCACTGGCGCGCACCGCTACGTCACCACAGAGCTGTTCCTCGAGTTGCTCGGGATCGACTCGCTCGAGCGGCTGCCGGATTTGGCGCCGCTCCTGCCGGAAATCGATTCCATCGATGATGCCTGGTAG
- a CDS encoding diacylglycerol/lipid kinase family protein encodes MGEHQRDHRREVVVVFNPAKVDEGQLRALVRANAPADARVEWVETTPEDSGYAQATAAAQAGAHLVLAAGGDGTVRLVASALTGTGVALGVIPAGTGNLLARNMNMSLGMADSVKRAFHGADTTIDVCEARLHREDGSTDVMRFTVMAGVGADAHMVEHTNEGLKKRIGPAAYVPGVFRALSGGNNVKATFTFDGERVARKRLHTLIIGNCGDVYSNVPLLPNAVPDDGALDLVVIAPRGVIGWLRIAGDILANTVVRLWNRDPRNVDNQMMVPRPPNALTYEKGKHVTVEFASPEVFEVDGDPAGLVRAAEVEIKPAALVLRT; translated from the coding sequence GTGGGTGAGCATCAGAGGGATCACAGGCGCGAGGTCGTAGTCGTTTTCAACCCCGCCAAAGTCGACGAGGGGCAGCTGCGTGCGCTCGTTCGCGCCAACGCACCGGCGGACGCGCGCGTGGAGTGGGTGGAGACGACCCCGGAGGATTCCGGCTACGCCCAGGCGACCGCCGCGGCGCAGGCCGGGGCACACCTCGTCCTGGCGGCGGGAGGCGACGGAACGGTGCGCCTGGTCGCCTCGGCTCTCACCGGGACCGGCGTAGCGCTCGGGGTCATCCCGGCGGGGACGGGCAACCTGCTCGCCCGGAACATGAACATGTCGCTCGGCATGGCGGATTCGGTCAAGCGGGCGTTCCACGGGGCGGACACCACCATCGACGTGTGTGAGGCCAGGCTGCACCGCGAGGACGGCTCGACCGACGTGATGCGGTTTACGGTCATGGCAGGAGTGGGCGCCGACGCCCACATGGTCGAGCACACCAACGAGGGCTTAAAAAAGCGCATCGGCCCGGCCGCGTACGTCCCCGGGGTGTTCCGGGCGCTAAGCGGCGGCAACAACGTCAAAGCCACGTTCACCTTCGACGGCGAGCGGGTGGCGCGCAAGCGCCTGCACACCCTGATCATCGGCAACTGCGGCGACGTGTACTCCAACGTGCCGCTGCTTCCCAATGCCGTGCCGGACGACGGCGCGCTCGACCTCGTGGTCATCGCGCCGCGCGGGGTCATCGGGTGGCTGCGCATCGCGGGCGACATCCTCGCCAACACCGTCGTGCGGCTGTGGAACCGGGATCCGCGCAACGTGGACAACCAGATGATGGTGCCACGGCCACCGAACGCCCTGACGTATGAGAAAGGGAAGCACGTCACGGTGGAGTTCGCCTCGCCCGAGGTCTTCGAGGTGGACGGGGACCCAGCGGGTCTGGTGCGGGCGGCCGAGGTCGAGATCAAGCCGGCGGCGCTGGTGCTCCGCACATAG
- a CDS encoding class I SAM-dependent methyltransferase, with the protein MKPSRKDAPAFRDAGHRASAAAAFATGAELYSDVRPSYPPSVAELVSAHHTVVDVGAGTGKLTESLLRPGRAVYACDPSEDMARVLASRLPQVPVWRARAEATALADASVDAVTCAQTWHWVDARAASAEADRVIRPGGALMLCWNTLDVRHPWVLRLSRIMHSGDVQRDGFYPDVLAPWELAREHRETWLQPVTTDALFELMATRSYWLRSPERTREKMTANLSWYLFERLGFDKGQVLPLPYRTDAFVYRRG; encoded by the coding sequence ATGAAACCCAGCCGGAAGGACGCCCCCGCGTTCCGCGACGCCGGTCACAGAGCCTCCGCCGCGGCCGCGTTCGCCACGGGCGCGGAGCTCTACAGCGACGTCCGGCCGTCCTACCCGCCGAGCGTCGCCGAGCTCGTCAGCGCGCACCACACTGTCGTCGACGTAGGCGCGGGCACGGGGAAGCTCACCGAATCACTTCTTCGGCCCGGGCGTGCGGTGTACGCGTGCGACCCGTCCGAGGACATGGCGCGGGTGCTCGCCTCGCGCCTGCCCCAGGTGCCGGTGTGGCGCGCGAGAGCCGAGGCAACCGCGCTTGCCGACGCCTCCGTCGACGCCGTCACCTGCGCACAAACGTGGCACTGGGTCGACGCCCGGGCGGCGAGCGCGGAGGCGGACCGGGTCATCCGCCCCGGGGGCGCGCTCATGTTGTGCTGGAACACTCTCGACGTGCGCCACCCGTGGGTGCTGAGGCTCAGCCGCATCATGCACTCCGGCGACGTACAGCGCGACGGCTTCTACCCGGACGTGCTCGCGCCGTGGGAGCTCGCCCGGGAGCACCGGGAAACGTGGCTGCAACCAGTCACCACGGACGCGTTGTTCGAGCTCATGGCCACCCGGTCGTACTGGCTGCGGTCCCCGGAGCGCACCCGCGAAAAGATGACGGCGAACCTGTCGTGGTACCTCTTCGAGCGCCTCGGCTTCGATAAGGGGCAGGTGCTGCCCCTCCCCTACCGCACCGACGCGTTCGTCTACCGCCGCGGCTAA
- the secA2 gene encoding accessory Sec system translocase SecA2, with amino-acid sequence MGKFDWFWKAMGATTERNDKKSSGIVEHSRQLAGDFARFSDGELAAAVRQAVSGEGIADKPAFLAGLNEAASRTLGMRPFDVQSKAVLRLLEGDVIQMDTGEGKTLVGAMAATGFALTGRRVHLITVNNYLAARDAEWMRPLVEFFGLTVAAVTEASTRDERVEAYRCDVVYAPVAEVGFDHLRDNQITRREDTVQAPADVALVDEADSVLIDEALVPLVLAGSVGAQEATGQITEAVSHLEEGRDYAIDAEGRNVSLTDDGARAIERALGIDSLYDEAHVGSTLVRVNLALHAKALLIRDVHYIVNDGKVSLVDASRGRVAELQRWPDGLQAAVEAKEGLSVSEGGRILDSITLQALMRRYPTVCGMTGTAVEATEQLRTFYGLHVSVIERATPTRRFDEADRIYATAAEKNRAIVDEIAHLNSLGQPVLVGTHDVAESERLAEALTGRGIAVNVLNAKNDAEEARIIAEAGAAGRVTVSTQMAGRGTDIRLGGADETERDEVAALGGLAVIGTARYRTARLDNQLRGRAGRQGDPGLSVFFVSLEDDLVVTGGAGSSVTAHPDEEGLIDDPQVRSYIEHCRRVTEGQLLEIHAQTWKYNKLLADHRDILDERRVALLDTPAAWEELARRSPARAAELDHLPAAVLEQAAREIMLYHLDTEWSEHLALMDDVRESIHLRAIARETPIDEYHRIAVREFKDLANRAVDKAVETFNEVDIDAGGAHLQSAGWVRPSATWTYMVSDNPLSGSGNSFISGVASMFR; translated from the coding sequence ATGGGCAAGTTCGACTGGTTCTGGAAAGCGATGGGGGCCACCACCGAGCGCAATGACAAGAAGTCGAGCGGGATCGTGGAACACTCCCGGCAGCTGGCAGGGGACTTTGCCCGCTTCAGTGACGGGGAGCTCGCCGCCGCGGTGCGCCAGGCCGTCTCGGGGGAGGGGATCGCCGACAAGCCGGCGTTTCTCGCGGGTTTGAACGAGGCTGCGTCGCGCACGCTCGGCATGCGGCCGTTCGACGTCCAGAGCAAGGCGGTGCTGCGTCTCCTCGAGGGGGACGTCATCCAAATGGACACCGGCGAGGGCAAGACGCTGGTGGGGGCGATGGCGGCCACGGGCTTCGCCCTCACGGGCCGGCGCGTGCACCTCATCACGGTGAACAACTACCTCGCGGCGCGCGACGCGGAATGGATGCGCCCTTTGGTCGAGTTCTTTGGGCTGACCGTGGCGGCGGTCACGGAGGCGTCGACACGCGACGAGCGGGTGGAGGCCTACCGCTGTGACGTGGTCTACGCGCCCGTCGCCGAGGTCGGCTTCGACCACCTGCGCGATAACCAGATCACCCGCCGGGAGGACACCGTGCAGGCCCCCGCCGACGTCGCCCTCGTCGACGAGGCCGACAGCGTGCTTATCGACGAAGCCCTGGTCCCCCTCGTGCTCGCCGGAAGCGTCGGCGCCCAGGAGGCCACCGGCCAGATCACGGAGGCGGTCTCCCACCTCGAGGAGGGCAGGGACTACGCCATCGACGCCGAGGGCCGCAACGTCTCGCTTACCGACGACGGGGCGCGCGCGATCGAGCGCGCGCTGGGCATCGATTCGCTCTACGACGAGGCGCACGTCGGCAGCACCCTCGTGCGGGTCAACCTCGCCCTGCACGCGAAAGCCCTGCTCATCCGCGACGTGCACTACATCGTCAACGACGGCAAGGTCTCGCTTGTCGACGCCTCGCGTGGCCGCGTCGCCGAACTCCAGCGGTGGCCGGACGGGCTGCAGGCGGCGGTAGAGGCCAAGGAGGGACTTAGCGTCTCGGAGGGAGGGCGGATCCTCGACTCGATCACCCTTCAGGCGCTCATGCGCAGGTACCCCACGGTCTGCGGGATGACCGGCACGGCCGTGGAGGCGACGGAGCAGCTGCGCACCTTCTACGGGCTGCACGTCTCCGTGATTGAGCGGGCGACGCCGACGAGGCGCTTCGACGAGGCCGACCGCATCTACGCCACCGCGGCGGAGAAGAACAGGGCGATCGTGGACGAGATCGCGCACCTGAACTCGCTCGGGCAGCCCGTCCTGGTGGGCACGCACGACGTCGCGGAGTCCGAGCGCCTGGCCGAGGCGTTGACCGGCCGCGGCATCGCCGTCAACGTGCTCAACGCCAAAAACGACGCGGAGGAGGCGCGGATCATCGCCGAGGCCGGAGCCGCGGGCAGGGTCACCGTGTCCACCCAGATGGCGGGCCGCGGCACCGACATTCGCCTCGGCGGCGCGGACGAGACGGAGCGCGATGAGGTGGCGGCGCTGGGCGGGCTCGCCGTCATCGGCACGGCGCGGTACCGCACGGCGCGGCTGGACAATCAGCTGCGCGGCCGCGCGGGGCGCCAGGGCGACCCGGGCCTGTCAGTGTTCTTCGTCTCCCTCGAGGACGACTTAGTGGTCACCGGCGGGGCCGGCAGCAGCGTGACAGCACACCCGGACGAGGAGGGACTTATCGACGACCCCCAGGTGCGCAGCTACATCGAGCATTGCCGCCGGGTGACCGAGGGTCAGCTGCTGGAAATCCACGCCCAGACCTGGAAGTACAACAAACTCCTCGCCGACCACCGGGACATCCTCGACGAGCGCCGCGTGGCCTTGCTGGACACGCCCGCCGCGTGGGAGGAACTGGCGCGGCGCAGCCCCGCCCGCGCCGCGGAGCTGGACCACCTCCCGGCCGCGGTGCTCGAGCAGGCGGCGCGCGAGATCATGCTCTACCACCTGGACACGGAGTGGAGCGAGCACCTGGCCTTGATGGATGACGTGCGGGAATCCATCCACCTCCGCGCGATCGCGCGGGAGACTCCCATTGATGAGTATCACCGGATCGCGGTGCGGGAGTTCAAGGACCTGGCAAACCGGGCGGTGGACAAGGCGGTGGAGACGTTCAACGAGGTCGACATCGACGCGGGCGGAGCCCACCTCCAGTCGGCCGGGTGGGTCCGCCCCAGCGCGACGTGGACATACATGGTCAGCGACAATCCCTTGTCGGGCAGTGGAAATTCCTTCATTTCCGGCGTGGCGAGCATGTTCCGCTAA
- a CDS encoding MerR family transcriptional regulator: MSNNLDTPLNSAQEGPVQETLFDVGPSDEVGYRVPIACQVAGITYRQLDYWARTNLVRPSIRGAKGSGSQRLYSFKDILVLKIVKRLLDTGISLQNIRLAVDKLRDRGVNDIAEITLVSDGTTVYECRSNEEIIDLLGGGQGVFGIAVPQIMRELTGTISSFPSERVGDETGTEVVSIDELAARRRRKSS, from the coding sequence GTGAGCAACAACCTTGACACCCCGCTGAACTCGGCCCAGGAGGGCCCAGTCCAGGAGACCCTGTTCGACGTGGGCCCCTCCGACGAGGTCGGCTACCGTGTCCCCATTGCCTGCCAGGTCGCGGGCATTACCTACCGCCAGCTCGACTACTGGGCGCGAACGAACCTGGTGCGGCCGTCGATACGCGGCGCGAAGGGATCCGGCTCCCAACGCCTCTACTCCTTCAAGGACATCCTCGTTCTCAAGATTGTGAAGCGCCTGCTGGACACGGGCATCTCCCTGCAGAACATCCGCCTCGCGGTGGACAAGCTGCGGGACCGGGGGGTTAACGATATCGCCGAGATCACGCTCGTGTCCGACGGCACGACCGTCTACGAGTGCCGCAGCAACGAGGAAATCATCGACCTCCTCGGCGGAGGGCAGGGCGTGTTCGGCATCGCCGTTCCGCAGATCATGCGCGAGCTGACGGGCACGATCTCCTCCTTCCCCTCCGAGCGCGTCGGCGACGAGACGGGCACCGAGGTCGTGTCCATCGACGAGCTCGCGGCTCGGCGCCGCCGCAAGTCATCCTAA
- the odhI gene encoding oxoglutarate dehydrogenase inhibitor Odhl: MTENTGAPETQVETTSVFRADLLKEMESGATPSAAAPGADNLPEGAALLVVKRGPNAGARFLLDQDTTTAGRHPEADIFLDDVTVSRRHAEFRHNEGSFEVVDVGSLNGTYVNREPRNSQTLAAGDEIQIGKFRLVFISEDK; the protein is encoded by the coding sequence ATGACCGAGAACACTGGTGCGCCGGAGACCCAAGTAGAGACCACTTCGGTCTTTCGCGCAGACTTGCTGAAGGAAATGGAATCCGGCGCTACACCTTCTGCAGCGGCACCTGGTGCGGACAACCTTCCGGAAGGTGCAGCGCTTCTCGTCGTCAAGCGTGGCCCGAACGCGGGCGCGCGTTTCCTGCTCGATCAGGACACCACCACTGCCGGCCGGCACCCCGAGGCTGACATCTTCCTCGATGACGTCACGGTCTCGCGTCGTCACGCGGAATTCCGCCACAACGAGGGCTCGTTTGAGGTAGTTGACGTGGGCTCCCTCAACGGCACCTACGTCAACCGCGAGCCCCGCAACTCCCAGACGCTCGCCGCGGGCGACGAAATCCAGATCGGCAAGTTCCGCCTCGTGTTCATCTCCGAGGACAAGTAA
- a CDS encoding pseudouridine synthase, with the protein MTPPARRDGTPDREKNDTFYISYAKPAKKQNVTPHPLDDNWWDDEPGQQSATGRKTAEGVRLQKVLAQAGVASRRHAEIMIAQGRVEVNGKRVTTQGMRVNPAADVIRVDGTRINVNEEHEYFVFNKPRGVQSTMKDEMDRTSVGSYLSEKTASGQRLFHVGRLDADTEGLLILTNDGELANRLMHPRYRIAKTYMATVLGEAKPALIKQLREGIELDDGLAKADYVQIVDTHNGQSIVRVELHEGRKHIVRRMLKAAGYPVQRLVRTKVHTVQLGDMKPGSLRALNSSELASLYKAVEM; encoded by the coding sequence ATGACTCCCCCCGCTCGCCGAGACGGCACACCGGATAGAGAGAAGAACGACACGTTCTACATCTCCTATGCGAAGCCGGCCAAGAAGCAAAACGTCACCCCCCACCCGCTGGACGATAACTGGTGGGACGACGAACCGGGACAGCAATCGGCCACGGGCCGAAAAACCGCCGAGGGCGTGCGCCTGCAGAAGGTGCTCGCGCAGGCGGGCGTCGCGTCGCGTCGCCACGCCGAAATCATGATTGCCCAGGGCCGCGTCGAGGTCAACGGAAAGCGCGTGACCACCCAGGGCATGCGCGTCAACCCAGCCGCGGACGTCATCCGCGTCGACGGGACCCGCATCAACGTCAACGAGGAGCACGAGTACTTCGTGTTCAACAAGCCCCGCGGCGTCCAGTCCACGATGAAGGACGAGATGGACCGCACCTCCGTGGGCAGCTACCTGTCCGAGAAGACCGCCTCCGGGCAGCGCCTGTTCCACGTCGGGCGCCTCGACGCCGACACGGAGGGCTTGCTCATCCTCACCAACGACGGGGAGCTGGCCAACCGGTTGATGCACCCGCGCTACCGGATCGCGAAGACCTACATGGCCACCGTGCTCGGCGAGGCCAAGCCCGCCCTGATCAAGCAGCTGCGCGAGGGCATCGAGCTTGACGACGGCCTGGCGAAGGCCGACTACGTCCAGATCGTGGACACCCACAATGGACAATCCATCGTCCGCGTGGAGCTGCACGAGGGCCGCAAGCATATCGTCCGCCGCATGCTCAAGGCCGCGGGCTACCCGGTGCAGCGGCTCGTGCGCACGAAGGTGCACACCGTGCAGCTGGGCGACATGAAGCCCGGTTCGCTGCGCGCCCTCAACTCCTCCGAGCTGGCGTCGCTATACAAGGCGGTGGAGATGTGA
- the ftsR gene encoding transcriptional regulator FtsR, with product MSAIRKTSSNQQPAGTTAKAAKTMSIGVVLERLREEFPDVTVSKIRFLESEGLITPQRTASGYRRFTDADVDRLRYILVTQRDNYLPLKVIREQLDAMDSGQVTAIVAPAEHAPMVSPENFREPAVTKLTDVDVAEQAKVEGAVVDQLISVGIIAPDSAGHFTADDVRTVNSAVALMEFGLDERHLKTLRTTATRQADLIARVTEPVAKSGKSSAHEKAEDIGQQLTALVVSLHASLVKSELRNYSK from the coding sequence GTGAGCGCAATCCGCAAAACCTCCTCGAACCAGCAGCCGGCCGGCACGACTGCCAAGGCCGCCAAAACGATGTCTATCGGCGTCGTTTTGGAGCGCCTGCGGGAGGAATTTCCGGACGTTACGGTGTCGAAGATCCGCTTTCTCGAATCCGAGGGGCTGATCACGCCGCAGCGCACGGCCTCAGGCTACCGCCGGTTCACGGACGCCGACGTGGATCGCCTGCGCTACATTCTGGTGACGCAGCGCGACAATTACCTCCCGTTGAAGGTGATCCGCGAGCAGCTTGACGCGATGGACTCCGGCCAGGTAACCGCTATCGTCGCGCCCGCGGAGCACGCGCCGATGGTGTCGCCGGAAAACTTCCGCGAGCCGGCGGTGACGAAGCTGACGGACGTGGACGTGGCCGAACAGGCGAAGGTGGAAGGCGCCGTCGTCGATCAGTTAATCTCGGTCGGCATCATCGCCCCTGATTCCGCGGGGCACTTCACTGCGGACGACGTGCGCACCGTCAACTCTGCGGTGGCACTCATGGAGTTCGGGCTCGACGAGCGCCATCTGAAGACCCTGCGCACCACCGCCACCCGGCAGGCCGACCTCATCGCACGCGTCACGGAGCCCGTGGCCAAATCCGGCAAGAGCAGCGCGCACGAGAAGGCCGAGGACATCGGGCAGCAGCTAACGGCGCTCGTGGTCTCGCTCCACGCCTCGCTTGTCAAGAGCGAGCTGCGCAACTACAGCAAGTAG